From the Deltaproteobacteria bacterium genome, one window contains:
- a CDS encoding electron transfer flavoprotein subunit beta/FixA family protein: MKVLAIVKRVEDPEIKITIKGDGSDIETDQMKYVVNPFDEIAVEEAIRLRDTHSGELAIACVGSKDATQQIRTALAMGADRGIHVVTEDRLDPMTEAKALTKIIEEEAPDLVIVGKQAVDDDMGQIGPMMAQNLGWAQVSFASKEESLEGPEEKAKKPALLIADGTLKAVREVDGGLETTEATLPAIVTTELRLNVPRYASLPGIMKAKKKPIAVKELSEVVGGATAVVKVLTMEAPAQRAAGVKVDDTAALMDKLRNEAKVI, from the coding sequence TTGAAAGTTTTAGCCATTGTAAAACGAGTCGAAGATCCTGAGATCAAAATTACGATCAAAGGAGACGGCTCGGATATTGAAACCGATCAGATGAAGTACGTGGTCAATCCGTTCGACGAGATTGCCGTAGAAGAAGCCATTCGCTTGCGTGATACGCACAGCGGTGAGCTCGCGATTGCATGTGTAGGCTCTAAGGATGCCACACAGCAAATTCGTACTGCACTCGCTATGGGCGCCGACCGCGGCATCCACGTTGTCACCGAAGACCGTTTGGACCCGATGACTGAAGCGAAAGCTTTGACCAAAATCATTGAAGAAGAAGCACCAGACTTAGTCATTGTAGGCAAGCAAGCTGTAGATGACGACATGGGCCAAATTGGACCCATGATGGCGCAAAATCTGGGCTGGGCTCAGGTTAGCTTTGCATCTAAAGAAGAGTCGCTCGAAGGACCTGAAGAGAAGGCAAAGAAGCCTGCTCTTTTGATTGCTGATGGCACCTTGAAAGCTGTTCGCGAAGTAGACGGTGGTCTTGAGACTACAGAAGCTACTCTGCCAGCTATCGTTACAACTGAGCTTCGCTTGAATGTACCTCGCTACGCATCTCTTCCAGGCATCATGAAGGCTAAGAAGAAGCCGATTGCTGTTAAAGAGTTGTCTGAAGTTGTAGGCGGCGCCACTGCAGTGGTGAAAGTGCTTACGATGGAAGCTCCGGCACAACGTGCCGCAGGTGTGAAGGTGGACGACACCGCTGCCCTGATGGACAAACTGCGTAACGAAGCCAAAGTCATCTAA